A stretch of the Gossypium hirsutum isolate 1008001.06 chromosome D07, Gossypium_hirsutum_v2.1, whole genome shotgun sequence genome encodes the following:
- the LOC107953831 gene encoding coiled-coil domain-containing protein 25 encodes MVFYFKARPEAGDYTIFMGLDKYENEELIKYGFIEDIWFHVDKMSSAHVYLRLKKGQTIDDISEGVLEDCVQLVKANSIQGNKVNNIDVVYTPWSNLKKTPSMDVGQVGFHNSKMVRTVRVEKRINEIVNRLNKTKVERKPDLKAEKEAVYAAEKAERKQQLREKKRREEMQRLEKERQAEIRSYKGLMVSEKMTSNKQIAATSKSFQEVEEDFM; translated from the exons ATGGTGTTTTACTTCAAAGCCCGGCCAGAAGCTGGCGATTACACCATTTTCATGGGTCTTGACAAGTACGAGAACGAGGAGCTCATCAAATATGGCTTCATCGAAGATATCTG gtTCCATGTGGATAAGATGTCTTCTGCCCATGTTTATTTAAGACTTAAAAAGGGTCAAACCATTGATGATATAAGCGAAGGCGTTCTCGAAGATTGTGTTCAGCTTGTTAAAGCTAATTCCATCCAAG GCAACAAGGTGAATAATATTGATGTTGTTTACACTCCATGGTCCAATTTGAAGAAAACTCCTTCAATGGATGTTGGTCAAGTTGGCTTTCACAATTCCAAGATG GTTCGGACTGTGAGAGTGGAGAAGCGGATAAATGAGATAGTTAACAGGTTGAACAAGACTAAAGTGGAAAGGAAACCTGATTTGAAAG CTGAGAAAGAAGCAGTTTATGCAGCGGAAAAAGCCGAGAGAAAGCAACAGTTGAGGGAAAAA AAACGCCGAGAGGAGATGCAAAGGCTTGAAAAGGAAAGACAAGCAGAAATAAGAAGCTACAAGGGTCTGATGGTCTCTGAAAAGATGACATCAAACAAACAAATTGCAGCAACAAGCAAGTCTTTCCAGGAAGTAGAAGAGGATTTTATGTGA
- the LOC107953830 gene encoding sulfite exporter TauE/SafE family protein 3: MARFGIKRDVARSIMLNFIYFGLAFILVSAERSLRNGESSEESKTNDNYFVKAIHFLWKPDQSGYHHVWPEMEFNWQSVLGTCIGFCGAAFGSVGGVGGGGIFVPMLSLIVGFDPKSATAISKCMIMGAAASTVYYNLKLRHPTLDMPIIDYDLALLIQPMLMLGISIGVAFNVIFADWMVTVLLIILFVGTSTKAFFKGVEAWKKETILKQEAARRLESNGTSSENVDYRPLPSGPNTVPPKDSTDQNVTVLDNVCWKELGFLCFVWFAFLILQISKNHTTTCSVGYWVLNLLQIPVSVAVSAYEAVSLYKGNRAIASKGEQGSNFQAHQLVSYCFFGVLAGIVGGLLGLGGGFIMGPLFLELGIPPQVSSATATFAMTFSSSMSVVEYYLLKRFPVPYALYFTAVATFAAFVGQHVVRRLIIVFGRASLIIFILAFTIFVSAVSLGGVGISNMIDKIHHNEYMGFENLCKYES; the protein is encoded by the exons ATGGCTCGGTTTGGAATAAAACGGGACGTTGCGAGATCGATAATGTTGAATTTCATTTACTTTGGTTTGGCTTTCATATTAGTTTCAGCTGAGAGAAGCTTGAGGAATGGAGAATCGAGCGAGGAATCTAAAACGAATGATAATTATTTTGTCAAAGCTATTCATTTCTTATGGAAACCTGATCAATCAGGTTATCACCATGTTTGGCCT GAAATGGAATTTAATTGGCAATCTGTGCTGGGAACTTGTATTGGATTTTGTGGGGCAGCGTTTGGGAGTGTAGGAGGGGTAGGTGGAGGTGGCATTTTTGTTCCCATGCTTAGCCTTATTGTTGGGTTTGATCCAAAGTCTGCAACAGCTATTTCAAAAT GTATGATCATGGGTGCAGCAGCTTCAACTGTTTACTACAACCTTAAGCTAAGGCACCCCACACTTGATATGCCTATCATTGATTATGATTTGGCTCTTCTTATCCAGCCAATGCTCATGCTTGGAATTAGCATAGGAGTCGCTTTTAATGTGATCTTTGCGGACTGGATGGTCACAGTTTTACTTATTATTCTCTTTGTAG GAACATCAACTAAGGCATTCTTCAAGGGTGTCGAAGCATGGAAAAAGGAAACCATACTGAAGCAG GAGGCAGCCAGGCGCTTGGAATCAAATG GTACTAGTAGTGAAAATGTGGATTACAGGCCTCTACCCAGTGGCCCAAACACTGTTCCTCCGAAGGATAGCACAGACCAAAAC GTCACTGTTTTAGACAACGTTTGCTGGAAAGAACTTGGGtttctttgttttgtttggtTTGCATTCCTTATACTGCAGATTTCCAAG AACCATACAACTACTTGTTCTGTAGGGTATTGGGTGTTGAACTTGTTGCAG ATCCCAGTTTCAGTCGCAGTATCGGCATATGAGGCAGTTAGTCTCTACAAAGGAAATAGAGCAATTGCATCCAAGGGAGAACAAGGCTCAAATTTTCAAGCGCATCAGCTTGTTAGTTACTGTTTTTTCGGAGTACTAGCCGGGATTGTTGGTGGTCTACTTGGCCTGGGTGGAGGATTTATCATGGGTCCACTATTCTTGGAGTTAGGTATCCCCCCTCAG GTCTCAAGTGCCACAGCAACCTTTGCCATGACTTTCTCTTCATCTATGTCAGTCGTAGAATATTACCTTCTGAAACGTTTTCCAGTACCTTATG CTCTCTACTTCACTGCTGTGGCTACTTTTGCTGCCTTTGTTGGACAACATGTCGTGAGAAGGCTGATAATTGTATTTGGAAGGGCATCTTTGATTATCTTCATTCTAGCATTCACCATATTCGTTAGCGCAGTATCACTAG GTGGCGTTGGCATATCAAACATgattgacaagattcatcataaTGAATATATGGGATTCGAGAACCTCTGCAAGTATGAAAGCTAG
- the LOC107953829 gene encoding 60S ribosomal protein L37-3, which translates to MGKGTGSFGKRRNKTHTLCVRCGRRSFHLQKSRCGACGYPASRIRKYNWSMKAIRRKTTGTGRMRYLRHVPRRFKTGFREGTEAAPRKKAAVAAS; encoded by the exons ATG GGTAAAGGAACCGGAAGCTTTGGAAAGAGAAGGAACAAGACTCATACTCTCTGCGTTCGATGTGGACGTCGAAGCTTCCATCTCCAAAAGAGCCGTTGCGGTGCTTGTGGCTATCCTGCCAGCCGCATCCGAAAAT ATAACTGGAGTATGAAGGCTATTAGAAGAAAAACCACCGGGACTGGCCGCATGAGATATCTTCGTCATGTGCCCAGGAGATTCAAAACTGGCTTTAGAGAAG GTACTGAAGCAGCTCCAAGGAAGAAGGCAGCTGTAGCTGCTTCATAA